The DNA segment GAAATCcaattatttatttgctagtcacatttttcccaaaattctagGTAAATTCTGCCAACTTTCCATAAGTTCAATTAAGTTCCAAAATTCCCTAAATTATAGTTCACTTAGAGATTAGGGTGTGACAAGTCTCTTACCCTTAAAGAAAATTCCTAAAAGTTCCCTTTCACACCAAATTTTAGAGGCGGACTATAAACTAATTTCCACTTTTCTTTAATAATTCCTTGTACACCTAGAGGAAGACACCTCTACTACCTCCAAATATCTTAACCTTGCCCTAGCACTTATAACTTCATCTAGAATTATTTCGTTTAAAGGATGGTTATGTCCTTACTCCATCTAGGGTGGATAATTTCACAAGGATTATTTCGAAATTATTTTGGAGGATTCTTAACTCGTACATTGGGTGAGATGGTTGTTTAGCATGAGGCTAGCGGGTGACCTTAAATTGATATAATTCATATGGTGGGCACTCGATAAATGACTAGCTCTAACGAATATTCTTGCTCTTCTGATTATCGAAGGGTTTAAGGAAAAACCCTTATAGTCTTTAACAAATGTCATTTACAGATGCGAAGACTTGAATCGTATATTTGAAATCAACCAAACTTCCTTTGGACACTTGCCTATTTAAATTGAAACGTCGGATAATAAAGTGTCTTATTTGAAATCATTTTTTACCTCCCTTGTCAATTAATTTTCCTTCTATAACTTTGAGTTTTTTTATATCCTTTTCAGATTCTCTTCATCTGAGTTCATTTTGTTTCTTCCTTTGACCACTCCCTGCGAGTTTCCAGGAAATTTCTTTAGTCTTTCCCTTTCCTTTCATTGTCCCCCAAAATGGTCATAATCAGTTACAATCATCGCAAGGGTAACAGCCATCATAGTGGTGGTATTAAGAGAGATCATGGTGGTGTCAAGGAGGGTGATGGGGTTAGACCAAATAACCGCTAGGTAAGCACCCAAATGGAGACCTCTTTCTTTTAGTACTCGAAAACACAAGAAAAGATGGTCTCATTTTTAAATGTTAGAGGATTACAGTAGTCAAACTTTGCTTATGATTTTAGCTTAGttagggtccgtttgtttacTAGGAAAACATTTCCCAGAAACTGTTTTCCTAATTTTTCGGTGTTTGTTTGACCGAAAACATTTTACATATGTAAAAGCTTTTCAAGAACACGGGTAAAATGTTATGCTTttaaggaaaatgtcttacagattTTTTTCTGTAAGACATCTTCCAATTCTCACCAATCTTTCCTAGCCGTTCttcatcttccttcttcttcATCCAGGTAACATTCCTCCTTCtacttcttcttttcttcatcttttatttctatttttcctTAGCTGTGTCTGTCCTATATCTTCTCTTCTCAGGGCTACTGTTTCGTTTCACTCAAATCTTCCTCTTCGAAGGGTCTTGGCTTAAGGTATGGCATctttttatgttcattttaaagcattttttttcttgttctttagtTGTTCactttttaacatataatttgggCAATTCCCTAGAATTTTGATTTTACTTTTTATACTGTTGAATACCCTTTTGTTCTTTGTGCTAAATTTTGGGTTTTATCTGAAAGTGAAGTAGCGTTGgttatgttgaaatttcgattcatttgtttgaaattttatgtctttctctgtttctttatttttaatttttgatgttgaaattttgggtttttttttgggttttatcTGAAATTTTATGCTACTAATACATTGAAAAAGGCTAAAAATAGAGGAGTGGAGTTCCCTACTTTATCGACAATATGCATGTGACATGTCAAATCCCTTGCTGTGCTTTTGTATCATTTTCATGCTTCCCACCATTGTTGTTTTGTTCTTAAATTATCTTCTTACAGGTCTCTTTCTTAGCTTCAATGGCCATTATTATGAAACTCATCGTCACATTGCCAGAAAACACACCAATTGGTCTCTCAAATATCCTTTGGGATTTTAAAAACTTATTGGATGTCTCATTGCATACATAAAGTAAAGCAAATCAAAGTTATAAAAAAGACTAATAAAGCGTTTATGAAAGTAATGTAACTAATAACCTGAGAAACACGTTAACTTTACTTGTTCCAATAAAAATTTGAAGATCTAATTCAGAACAAGAGCCTATCTGGCTTGGCTAGAGGTTTAAAGCACAATTGAAGAAAAAGTTTCTTAAAAGCCTTTAGAGGATAAGAATATTTTGTCCATTCCACTCATGGAAATATTCTACTTGGAGTTTCAGCTTTTATCctataaaatcaaatatttatacaaCCAAATGCATCTCTGGTGGGATGCTGGAGGTAAATCTAAACATATAATCAACTGTACAACCAATCATGCATATGCTAACCAAACGCTTCATTTTTCCTTAAGTACCCATTATCAGCACTTGTGTCCAACACATATTAAGACATGGATATGAGTATCctccaaatatattaaaaaactaaGAAAAAGTATAAATTGTAGTTGTTgttaactttaaactggttgttTACTTGCACTTTTTGAAGAGATTCATATGTTAATTTGATAGTGCTCTCTTTTTCTTGTATCTATTTATGGTTTTAGAACAGAAAATTGAGGATAAAACTATGGTTTAGGAGAGAAAATTAATAGAGTTTAGAACAAAAGCTGTATTTTTATAGATAGGGATTAGAAATTGAGTAATACTGGTATTGAATGATAGAATCGGGGAGGCCTTTGGATcccaatataataaaaaataacaaaatcagGTTGTTAGAGGGTCAAGACATGCCCAAAAATGGTGAAGACTGGCTTCTAGTCAGTGACATGGTGGCTAATAACCAAAGACTACTTGTCTTCACTTCAATTCAGTCCAAGGAAGCAAGCGAAGGAATTTCTTACTAGGGGAACTACATGGTCGAAACTCAatgtaaacatatatataaataaatatatatatatccatttttaattaagttttagacATCGACATGGTTAAGGAAAAGTGAAAAGTTGAGATAACACAGAGTGGTTGAATGCGAAATTGGCAGATGGGGATAGTGGAATGCAAGCAGGAAGTTGCTCAAACAGGGTAGAGTCGTCAAGTCTAGACGATAAGACTAAGTCGTTGGTATTGGTAAATTACTTTCATTCAATGTCAAGCAAAGAGAAGACATGCGAGGACAACTCTGGAGATCTGATTAACATGCTTCGTACTTGCTATGCAGCTGCTGGTAACGGTTGGGTTAACTTTGTTGCTGTTGATTATTACAAGGTTCCTTTGTTCACTCTTTAAGTTACTAATTGTTTCTTTTTTATCCAGCTCATTTTATTTGAAGCCTGAAAATATTCTTGTTTTGGTTTGCATAGAGGAGTGAAGGAGGAGGATCATTCCAAGCTATCGATACTTTGAATAGGAAGCTGTTATGTGGATATGATGATATTCATGCATGTGTGGTaagtcaaaattacattttgcaaATGAATGTAGTTCTTAGATTAATataaaccatatttttatacttatttcGAGCTCAATTATTTGTGTCCAACCCCACTCTCAAATTTTTGCAGACCTTCGAAGTAAGGTAGATATAAAAAAATGTGGTTTGTTATGTGATTGCAGGCTGGAAAAACTTCAGGTGCCTGCACACCATAAGGTGGATTCCAGGCAGAGGATGTGGCACGAGATTTCAGATTACATCAACATTTTAAGCACTGAATTCACTCTTATCGTAAAAGTACAAGTTGTAgacatatacataaatatatgtatgtatgccgagtttcaataatttaataaaatttacaaatggaATTTCAATCTGCTCTTATAGAATTTTTTTCTCTAATTGTCTGCTCTTATACCTCGattgcttttttttattaattcttgGTTTTAAAATACGGATGATAATATTACGGCAATCACCATTGATGATGGGGAGGAGGAACCATGGCAGATTAATTTAAGGGAAGTGGCTACTGCATTTGTCTATGATTAAGAACATGGCTTGATAGATAGTTTCTAGTGGTGTGCATTTTTAGTCCATGCACAATATGTTAGTAAATATTTGGCATCCAATTGAGGGTATCACAATTTCAAACTTGGGGAGAAGAGATTTGACTTTTATTTAGAtcccactagaagttgatgtgaAAAGAGGGGGGGACGCTGATAGAGGTTTAACAAGTACCTGATGATTATCGATTGGTAGAGAGATGATCCGATGCAGGTCTTGATATTCTTTATTGTTTTTTAGGTGTAAATTTATGATTTACTGAGTGGATTAACATCCTAATGAATTAACTTGCATGTAAATAAATCTAtgtcaaaatatattttatgatttgaatttaatttaattaagatggcatttaatccttgttttttatttcaatccttgttttttatttttttataacacaattagaaataatttatttgattttgattgttttcaatttatgacagTTAATATTCTAGTTTAATAATTGAgtgttattatatattaatttgatttatttatttataaataaatcattacaatatatgtaaaaacaatttaaaatataatttttttagtatatacataataaactcaattaaacagtaaaaagataataaattcttaaatatatatttgtttaatttaaaacagctttctgaaaaatattttcaggaaatctaccaaacaatagaaaatattttacacagattcatccaaacaccagaaaagtaaatcatttccagaaaagtaaatcattttccagaaattatttttcggaaaatattttactggcaaacaaacggagccttaaAGAAAATGATGGCTAAGTGACAACTGTGACAACATTATTCTTCCCCTATATTTGTTTGAAGCTGGCTTTCATCTCACTCTTAATCATTTCTTCTCTACTGTCTTTAATGAATACAGAATTGTGTCGGAGCAACTCACTAAATTATCTTGGTGGACCTTGGTTTTTGACTTTATCAACTATAACCTGAAGGGCGAGTCAACCATCCTTGGTGTTTTCTAGCGAATTTATCAATTGAAAGTGACCAACTGAGGGACTTCACTAGGTTGGCCCATTTTAGTACTCGCTAGGAGCATAAGCCCATAATAAGAAATTGGCTGTCAAATCTTCACCTTAATAGAAACAAAGATATTCAGGTGAGGTGCAATCTAAGGGATAGATTTGGGTTCCCAACCCAATTGTCTATTCCTTCCAAATTTGTTTGTGCTTATAAGAAACCAATAGATAATGTGGCTAGAGAGGATCAAATCAATCGCTTAAAGTTAGGCCACTCCCTCATGTTGGGGAGTCTTATCACTATCAGAAACATTTTCAATTTTTGCCTAAAGAATCACAGCCCAAATGGTTATAGGTCCACCGATACTGCTACTAAGGCTGACCCCTAGGTTGTGCACCCTTATAACATAGTGTGGCCTTACAATGCTTCTGATGACTTGGCAGTTGTTTTAGTTGGGAGGAAGAATAAACCCCCACACTTCTTCTACAACTACTGTAGGCAACGTGTGGGCTACTAGTCTATTCAACCAACTGTGGTTACTCGTGAGTTTCTCTAATAAAGATTTTGTTCCTCATATGGCTAACCCTAACTCTTCTTTTGCAAGTTCTGCCCAATCATCCAATCTGTCCCAAACATCGAGTAATATGGATGTGCATGCTATCCTAGAGAGGGTGTTGAAGGCCATTGATGCCACTGATGCAGGGGTTCTAGTGGGTAATAGTAGTCGAAAGAGATTGAGGACTGAAGGGGCTCTCGGAGTACCGATGAGAGTGATAAATGTAGATTGTTCCACCGTAGTCGAGGTGTCGCGTATGAAATGATATGTGTGagtgtgcaagtatacacgttgaagtgatgagtgagtatcattccCACGAGGATTGGATATGTTcactttatttaaattattgtgatTGAACATGAAAGATGATTGAGGTAATTGGTTTGTACTAACATTAAAATTAGGGTTAGCATAatgggaaaaaaagaaaataaaaatactaacatatcaagaaaatGCAACAACTCAAAACACATGAACTATGAACCTTGGTAAGATAGGAATATTGATGAAGGAGGTTGAAAATATAGTATTTGTAAGGTTATTTAAGGGCCGTACTAAAATTTGGtcaagtaattttaatgtttagatacttaattaaataaaaaggactaaatcataaacgTCTCAAAAGTCGATCTTTATTAGTTTAAAAGGTCTTATTGAGTACTAAAAAATTATTGGTtgtatttaaatggtaattaggccaATTTAATGTTAGTGAATAGTTTTAGAGcttaattaagttttataattcaaaatgtttattattttaatgtttaaagtagtaataataaaacaaaaaggaaaaacatcattcatcttcttcatttcataTTCTGCAACAAAAACCACCAAGGCCACCATAGGAGCATTTGACCAAGATTAGTTCACCTTACATGGTATGTGTTTTAAGCCCgtttttagtctttttatttatgttttttgaaatcattgtagcttaatctagctaacctagggattaattcataaaaattttaaatatgttaagttatgccattgatgaatttgtaattttttaaagtttgatgaaAGATTATTATGCTTGGTTGTTAGATAGAGCTATTTTGTAAAGcgattttggttaattttaagtttagggacaaaaatgataaaataacaaaatttttcaTGAGATATTTGTATTTTATCAAGAATTAGGGACTGTATAT comes from the Gossypium hirsutum isolate 1008001.06 chromosome A06, Gossypium_hirsutum_v2.1, whole genome shotgun sequence genome and includes:
- the LOC107961769 gene encoding PI-PLC X domain-containing protein At5g67130 isoform X1; translated protein: MVETQYGDSGMQAGSCSNRVESSSLDDKTKSLVLVNYFHSMSSKEKTCEDNSGDLINMLRTCYAAAGNGWVNFVAVDYYKRSEGGGSFQAIDTLNRKLLCGYDDIHACVAGKTSGACTP
- the LOC107961769 gene encoding PI-PLC X domain-containing protein At5g67130 isoform X2; translated protein: MQAGSCSNRVESSSLDDKTKSLVLVNYFHSMSSKEKTCEDNSGDLINMLRTCYAAAGNGWVNFVAVDYYKRSEGGGSFQAIDTLNRKLLCGYDDIHACVAGKTSGACTP